In Besnoitia besnoiti strain Bb-Ger1 chromosome IX, whole genome shotgun sequence, a single genomic region encodes these proteins:
- a CDS encoding hypothetical protein (encoded by transcript BESB_012870): MYCTTKAGAAVVYIFPALYGVLMIIAGAFELQQHQIFGSVCIIFGAVYILTSLVGELGVCCLNEAAIRATVVLVVLENIIAFMLATLFFVDVFRSRPVVKEHRQGSPVLSFFASHETASIYICVFLYIGATTTSCCIGLLSEYQAQLDAELLLQESRLLKECERATLLRNSGAMGSRALDPGEPAASEFTSDRVPSRIGTNEMVAQELIPSYHAA; this comes from the coding sequence ATGTACTGTACAACAAAGGCTGGGGCAGCGGTGGTTTACATCTTTCCGGCCCTGTATGGCGTCCTGATGATAATAGCTGGCGCTTttgagctgcagcagcaccagATTTTCGGGTCGGTGTGCATCATTTTTGGTGCCGTGTATATCTTGACATCACTTGTTGGTGAGCTTGGAGTATGCTGCCTCAATGAGGCCGCTATTCGAGCCACTGTGGTCTTGGTTGTGCTGGAGAATATCATCGCTTTCATGCTCGCAACCCTTTTTTTTGTCGACGTGTTCCGATCGCGTCCGGTGGTGAAAGAGCACCGGCAGGGCTCCCCTGTCCtgtccttcttcgcgtctcaCGAAACTGCAAGTATATACATTTGTGTGTTCCTCTACATTGGTGCTACCACGACGTCTTGTTGCATTGGGTTATTGTCGGAGTACCAGGCTCAGCTGGATGCGGAACTTCTTCTGCAGGAATCACGTCTGCTCAAGGAGTGCGAGCGAGCGACGCTTCTCCGAAATTCGGGAGCGATGGGCTCTAGAGCGCTGGACCCTGGCGAACCGGCTGCTAGTGAATTTACCTCGGATCGAGTTCCTTCTCGAATCGGCACCAACGAAATGGTTGCACAAGAGCTCATCCCCTCCTATCATGCAGCGTGA